The sequence below is a genomic window from Streptomyces sudanensis.
GGTCACCGCGGCGTACGGGCGCGTCGACCCGGAGCTGCTGTTCGACCGCGCCGCCCAGGCCGGGGAGCCGGCCGGGGCCCGGCAGCTCTCCTTCGAGGACCTGTACGCCGACGCGTACGAGCGCGACCACCGCGACCACCCGCACGCCGCCTACGAGGCGGTGTCGTTCGCGACCGGGGAGCCGCTGCACCCGCGCCGCCTCATGGACTTCCTCGACTCGCGGCCCGAGGGGCTGTACCGGATCAAGGGGTTCGTCGACTTCGGCGCCGCGGACCCGGACAACCGGTACGCCGTGCACGCCGTCGGCCGGTTCCTGCGGTTCTACCCCGAGCCCTGGCCGCCGGGGGAGGAGCGGCTCACCCGGCTCGTCCTCATCGGCGCGGGCACCGACGGCGAGGCCCTGCGCCGGGCACTGGACGGATGCCGGGTGGCGGGACCGCACGACGAACCGGAGGAACACGCCCTGTGGGGCGTCCTGCGGTACGTCCCCGAGCCCCGCGAGGAGGCCGCCAGCCCCGACCCCGACCCGGAGCCGTACGACACCGACGGGTACGGCACCGACGGGTACGGCGCCGACGGGTACGGTACCGGCGCGGACGGCACCGACGGGTACGGCGGGGCGGCCGGGCCCGTCTGACGGGTACGGCCGCCCCGCCCGCGGGTCACGCCCCGCGCGTCACGCCGGCGGGCCCGCCAGCACCGCCACCGGCTTGACCAGCGGCGTCCCCGATCCGTCCCGGCGCGGGTCCACGTCCGGCAGCTCCACCGGCATGCCGTTCCTCTGGGCGGCCATGACCGGTGTGCCGCCCGCCCAGGCCAGCACCAGCACGTCCTCGCCCTTCAGGAACCGGTGGCAGCGCACGCCGCCCGTGGCCCGGCCCTTGCGGGGGTACTGGTCGAACGGCGTCAGCTTCGCCGACGTGCCGACCGAGGCGTCCAGCTGGCCCGTGGCGCCGGCGACCGTGAACACGACCGCGTCGGACGCCGGGTCGACGGCGGTGAACGAGATCACCTCGGCGCCCGCCGCCAGCTTGACGCCCGCCACACCGCCCGCCGGGCGGCCCTGCGGGCGGACCTGGGACGCCGGATAGCGCAGCAGCTGCGCGTCGGAGGTGATGAAGACCAGGTCCTCCTCGCCCGTCCGCAGTTCCGCCGCGCCGACGATCCGGTCGCCCTCCTTCAGCGTGATGACCTCCAGCTCGTCCTTGTTGGCCGGGTAGTCGGGAACCACCCGCTTCACCACGCCCTGCAGCGTGCCCAGCGCCAGGCCCGGCGACGACTCGTCGAGGGTCGTCAGGCAGACGACCCGCTCGTCCTTCTCCAGAGTCAGGAACTCCGACAGCGGCGCCCCGCCCGACAGGTTCGGCGCCGACGCCGTGTCCGGCAGCTGCGGCAGGTCGATCACCTGGACGCGCAGCAGCCTCCCCGCCGAGGTCACCGCACCGACCACGCCGCGCTGGGTCGCCCTCACCGCCGACACGACCACGTCGTGCTTGACGCGCCTGCCGCCGCTCTCCGGCAGCGGCTCGCCGCTCGCCGTCCGGGCCAGCAGGCCCGTCGAGGACAGCAGGACCCGGCACGGGTCGTCGGCGACCTCCAGCGGCACCGCGGCGGCCGGGGTGCCGGCGGACTCCAGCAGCACCGTGCGCCGCTCGGTGCCGAACTTCTTCGCCACCGCGGCCAGCTCGGACGAGACGAGTTTGCGCAGCTCGGCGTCCGAGTCCAGGATCCGCGTCAGGGCCTCGATCTCGCTGTTCAGCCGGTCCCGCTCGCCCTCCAGCTCCAGGCGGTCGAACTTGGTGAGCCGCCGCAGCGGCGTGTCCAGGATGTACTGGGTCTGGACGTCGCTCAGCGAGAAGCGCTCGATCAGCCGCTCCTTGGCCTGCGCCGAGTTCTCACTCGACCGGATCAGCCGGATCACCTCGTCGATGTCGACGAGCGCCACCAGCAGGCCCTCCACCAGGTGCAGCCGGTCCCGCTTCCTGCCGCGCCGGAACTCGCTGCGCCGCCGCACCACCTCGAAGCGGTGGTCGAGGTAGACCTCCAGCAGCTCCTTCAGGCCCAACGTGACCGGCTGGCCGTCGACCAGCGCCACGTTGTTGATGCCGAAGGACTCCTCCATCGGCGTCAGCTTGTAGAGCTGCTCCAGCACCGCCTCGGGGACGAAGCCGTTCTTGATCTCGATGACCAGGCGCAGCCCGTGCGCGCGGTCCGTGAGGTCCTTGACGTCCGCGATGCCCTGGAGCTTCTTCGCGCCGACCAGGTCCTTGATCTTGGCGATGACCTTCTCGGGGCCGACCGCGAACGGCAGCTCCGTGACGACCAGGCCCTTGCGGCGCGCCGTCACGTTCTCCACCGTCGCCGTCGCGCGGATCTTGAACGTGCCGCGCCCGGACTCGTACGCGTCCCTGATGCCGGACAGGCCGACGATCCTGCCGCCGGTCGGCAGGTCCGGCCCGGGGACGAACCGCATGAGCGCCTGGAGGTCGGCGTTCGGGTACCTGATCAGGTGCCGGGCGGCCGCGATCACCTCGCCGAGGTTGTGCGGGGGCATGTTGGTGGCCATGCCGACGGCGATGCCCGACGCGCCGTTCACCAGCAGGTTCGGGAAGGCGGCCGGGAGGGCGGCGGGCTCGCGCTCCTGCCCGTCGTAGTTGGGCACGAAGTCGACGGTGTCCTCGTCGATCGACTCCGTCATCAGCGACGTCGCGTCGGCCATCCGGCACTCCGTGTACCGCATGGCGGCCGGCGGGTCGTCGTTGCCGAGCGAGCCGAAGTTGCCGTGGCCGTCGACCAGGGGCAGGCGCATCGAGAAGGGCTGCGCCATGCGCACCAGCGCGTCGTAGATCGACGCGTCGCCGTGCGGGTGGAGCTTGCCCATCACCTCGCCGACGACGCGTGCGCACTTCACGAACCCGCGCTCGGGGCGCAGGCCCATCTCGTTCATCTGGTACACGATCCGGCGGTGGACCGGCTTCATGCCGTCCCGGGCATCGGGCAGGGCGCGGGAGTAGATCACCGAGTACGCGTACTCGAGGAAGGAGCCCTGCATCTCGTCGACGACGTCGATGTCGAGGATCCGCTCCTCGAAGTCGTCGGGCGGCGCGGTCTTCGTGCTGCGGCGGGCCATCGCTGCTGCGGCTCCTTCACCAACAAGGCTGATCTGACGCGGACCATTGTGGACCGTCCCACTGACAGGACCGACCGCGACCCGGAAGAGGGACGCCGCAGGTTGCCGGGAACTTCGCAGGGCGTCAGTGCGCTTGCATACAGTGGCACCACTTTTCCACGAGCGATCGAAGGGACGTACATGCCCATGGGTCACACGGCCACAGCCCAGGCCGGCTCCGGCGGCCTGGCAGCGACCGAGCACCGGCTGGCCAACGGCCTGCGCGTGGTGCTCTCGGAGG
It includes:
- a CDS encoding DNA gyrase/topoisomerase IV subunit A, whose protein sequence is MARRSTKTAPPDDFEERILDIDVVDEMQGSFLEYAYSVIYSRALPDARDGMKPVHRRIVYQMNEMGLRPERGFVKCARVVGEVMGKLHPHGDASIYDALVRMAQPFSMRLPLVDGHGNFGSLGNDDPPAAMRYTECRMADATSLMTESIDEDTVDFVPNYDGQEREPAALPAAFPNLLVNGASGIAVGMATNMPPHNLGEVIAAARHLIRYPNADLQALMRFVPGPDLPTGGRIVGLSGIRDAYESGRGTFKIRATATVENVTARRKGLVVTELPFAVGPEKVIAKIKDLVGAKKLQGIADVKDLTDRAHGLRLVIEIKNGFVPEAVLEQLYKLTPMEESFGINNVALVDGQPVTLGLKELLEVYLDHRFEVVRRRSEFRRGRKRDRLHLVEGLLVALVDIDEVIRLIRSSENSAQAKERLIERFSLSDVQTQYILDTPLRRLTKFDRLELEGERDRLNSEIEALTRILDSDAELRKLVSSELAAVAKKFGTERRTVLLESAGTPAAAVPLEVADDPCRVLLSSTGLLARTASGEPLPESGGRRVKHDVVVSAVRATQRGVVGAVTSAGRLLRVQVIDLPQLPDTASAPNLSGGAPLSEFLTLEKDERVVCLTTLDESSPGLALGTLQGVVKRVVPDYPANKDELEVITLKEGDRIVGAAELRTGEEDLVFITSDAQLLRYPASQVRPQGRPAGGVAGVKLAAGAEVISFTAVDPASDAVVFTVAGATGQLDASVGTSAKLTPFDQYPRKGRATGGVRCHRFLKGEDVLVLAWAGGTPVMAAQRNGMPVELPDVDPRRDGSGTPLVKPVAVLAGPPA
- a CDS encoding CobW family GTP-binding protein, which codes for MSVQQIPVVVLAGFLGSGKTTLLNHLLRTARGTRVGVMVNDFGSIEIDAMTVAGQVGSTVSLGNGCLCCAVDASELDTYLEVLTRPSARLDVIVIEASGLAEPQELVRMVLACDNERIVYGGLVQVVDAAEFDATRARHPETDRHLGIADLVVVNKADRVPEGELRRVRDAAAGLAGRAAVVTAAYGRVDPELLFDRAAQAGEPAGARQLSFEDLYADAYERDHRDHPHAAYEAVSFATGEPLHPRRLMDFLDSRPEGLYRIKGFVDFGAADPDNRYAVHAVGRFLRFYPEPWPPGEERLTRLVLIGAGTDGEALRRALDGCRVAGPHDEPEEHALWGVLRYVPEPREEAASPDPDPEPYDTDGYGTDGYGADGYGTGADGTDGYGGAAGPV